A section of the Citrus sinensis cultivar Valencia sweet orange chromosome 8, DVS_A1.0, whole genome shotgun sequence genome encodes:
- the LOC102629980 gene encoding pathogenesis-related protein PR-1 type-like, with protein sequence MKMSSISLALAICFMGSLALLIQTSHAQNSPQDYLDAHNSARAAVYVPNIIWNDTVAAYAQNYSNSRIADCNLVHSGGPYGENLAKGSGTFTGTAAVSLWVAEKANYNYSTNTCAAGKVCGHYTQVVWRNSIRVGCARVQCSNGWWFVTCSYDPPGNYIGQKPY encoded by the coding sequence ATGAAGATGTCTAGCATTTCACTAGCTCTAGCAATTTGTTTCATGGGGTCATTGGCCCTATTGATTCAAACTTCTCATGCCCAAAACTCGCCTCAAGACTACCTTGATGCTCACAATTCAGCTCGAGCAGCAGTATACGTCCCCAACATCATATGGAACGACACAGTTGCAGCATATGCTCAAAACTATTCTAACTCCAGAATTGCTGATTGCAATCTTGTTCATTCTGGCGGACCATATGGTGAAAACCTAGCCAAAGGCAGCGGCACGTTTACCGGCACAGCTGCCGTGAGCTTGTGGGTGGCGGAGAAAGCTAACTATAACTACAGCACCAATACTTGCGCTGCAGGCAAGGTGTGTGGGCACTATACTCAGGTGGTTTGGCGCAATTCTATTCGTGTTGGATGTGCTAGGGTTCAATGTAGCAATGGCTGGTGGTTTGTCACTTGCAGCTATGATCCTCCGGGCAATTATATTGGGCAGAAACCTTACTAA